The DNA segment GCATGGATTCTCTTGATAAGCTGCTTGATCAACTTAAGGCTGAATATGAAGCCAAACCCGCAGCACCACAGAAAAATGCAGACAAATCATTTACCCCACAAGCACCAAAATCTTTATCTTTAGTCGATAACCTTTTGGCAGAAGTTAGGGCTGATTTTGCTGCACAAGATGAAGTTGTGGAGTTAAAAAAACAGCAAGAACTAGAACAAGAAAAAATTCGACAAGCCCAACTCAAAACCCAAAAACTAGAAGCTTT comes from the Nodularia sp. NIES-3585 genome and includes:
- a CDS encoding salt stress protein, Slr1339 family, with the protein product MDSLDKLLDQLKAEYEAKPAAPQKNADKSFTPQAPKSLSLVDNLLAEVRADFAAQDEVVELKKQQELEQEKIRQAQLKTQKLEALKVEAEAWLKKLDRFSSEGLWFEKFAETYPSKLEAAIEYLQSNGSNQT